GGCATATTGGTTAACGCTGAAACACTTCTCACTTCAGAGACTTTTTCAACTGCATTCACTATTTGTTCTAATGTGTTTAAGCTCTCGGGAGTGAATAGATCATCAAATTCCAATGCAATGATCATTGATTTTTTCTGGAAACTGGAAAATTTATCTTCTAAGGAGTTATAAAAGGAAACTTGGGCATCACTTTCAGGGACATACTTGGTGAAATCATCTTCAAAGCGTATATTACGAAATTGAATACCGAAAATAATCGTTATTACAATTGTTACAATAAATATTGGCCAGGCATAACGAACGATGAAATCTTCTAATTTTTTCACAATGAGTGGGCCTCCCTTTTAAACTGACCGTTCAGTCGAAATATCTTTGTTATATTATCCAACTTTAAAATGATATTCAAGTGTTTTATTATTTTTTCCAGATATTTTTATAGCTCCCCAAGATCCTTAAAAATAAAGTGTGTTTTTCTAAAGATTGAACAGTTTTTTTATATCGATCTTCTATAATGTTTCCTTCCCAATCGGCATAAAAAAGATACTCCCAAGGTTTTCCTGGTATTGGACGAGATTCTAATTTAACAATATTAATCTTTGCATCGGCAAAGATTTTAAGTATTTGAAAGAGAGCCCCCGGCTGGTTTTTTAATATAAAAACTCCTGAGACCTTGTCGTCTTCGATTGAAGGATTAAAAGTTTGAGACAAAATTATAAACCGGGTAAAATTACGAATATTGTCTTCAATGTCCTCTTCTAAAACAGTAAGATGATATTTTTCCACTGCTTCTTGGCTGGTTATACCAGCTCCTCCAAAACCAAATTCTGAAATCCTACGAGCTGCTTCTTCGGTATTTCCAACATCCATAATCCGTACGTTTTTCATTGATTCTAAAAATCGGCTACTTTGAGCAAACCCCTGGGGATGGGCAAAAAGTACCTGGATATTTTCTCGAGTTGTTCCAGGGAAAACTGCGAAATGCTGTGAAACTCTAATGATTCTTTCTCCGACAATAAATACATCAGGGTAATCGAGAAAAAGTTCATAATTCCCATGAATACTTCCAGTTATAGTATTTTCTATGGGTAAAACTCCATAACTGGCATTTCGTGAAACCACTTCTTCAAAAATCTGACGAAAACTATTACAGTTTATATAATCTGAACTATCAGGGAAAATTTTCCGGGCTACCTGTGAACTAAAGGACCCAATTTTGCCCAAAAAAGCTACTTTTGGTGATAAAGAAGTTTGATTTTGAGCAGGAATAAAGATTTGTTCACGAACGACATGGTGTTTGACAATCTCTTTACCGGTTAATACGCTAATAATTTCCAAATCATTCATTAATTTGCGAAATTGGTCAGGATACAAACTTTGAGGACCATCGGATAAAGCTTTATCCGGCTCATGATGAACTTCAACAGTTATACCATCGGCTCCACAGGCAACTGCCGCTCGAGCCATAGGAATTACTTTTTCTCTCAGTCCGGTACCATGACTTGGATCTACAATAACTGGGAGATGGCTGAGATCTTTAATCAAAGGTATAGCAGTTAAATCAAGCGTGTTCCGGGTAAGACGTTCGATGGTTCGAATACCACGTTCACAAAGGATAACCTTAAAATTACCAAAACTCAGAATATATTCAGCTGCATTTAACCAATCTTCTATAGTTGCCGACATTCCCCTTTTGAGTAGAACGGGCATGCCGAGCTTTCCAACTTTCTTTAAAAGCTCAAAATTTTGCATATTTCTTGTTCCAATCTGGATGATATCAGCATATTGGGCAACGATATCAGCATTTTCTGGACTGGTAGCTTCGGTTATTATGGGAAGGTCAAATTCTTCACGAGCTTGAGCAAGAATTTTAAGGCCCTCTTCTTCTAAGCCTTGAAAACTATAAGGTGAAGTACGGGGTTTATAAGCTCCTCCTCTGAGGATATGAGCACCCATTTGTTTAACAATTTCGGCTGTTTTAAATAGTCTTTCCTTTGATTCCACCGCACAAGGCCCAGCAATAATGGTTAAGTTGCTCCCTCCAATAACCACAGAACCAACTTGAATTGTCGTCCCCTCTGGTTTAAACTTACGATTGGCTAACTGATAGGGAGTATTTATTTCAATGATTTCCTCAATTAATACCGGGTCGATTAAACCTGATGGCGATATATTTCCTTCAAATATAAGTATGGTTTTCTCGACATCGACAAAATAGATAGATATCCCTTGTTCTTTCCATTTTTTGGAAAGCCCGTCTTTTTCGCTTTCATTAAGTCTTTTTTTAAGAAGGTAGATCAATTGAATCCTCCTAACTATCAAAAAAAGTCATGCTGAAAAAATACGCTTCTGAATGAACAAAGTCAAGTTCTCCGTTATAATTATAAAAATGATTTATTTTTTAACTCCTTACCAATCTAAAGTATTCAAAAGGAGGTGTTATGAATGCCAACCGGAATCGTCAATGAATTGGAAGAATTAACAAAAAAAATAAATGAATTCTTAGAGCAAAAAAAGCTCTTTGATATAAAAAGACTGGTTAACGACCTTCATCCCGCCGACGTAGCGGAACTGATGACCTTTTTTGACCGGAATGATCAGGTTGTTCTTTTCCGATTATTAAAAAAGGATATGGCAATTGCTGTTTTTGAGCAATTGGATTTCGAGCGACAGGAAAATCTTTTAAACAGTTTTACTGACGATAAAGTTTCTGAAATATTAAATTTTATGTCTCCAGACGACCGTACCGAGCTTTTAGATGAATTACCGGCGAAAGTAGTAAAAAAGTTACTCTATCTATTGAACCCCGATCAACGGAATATGGCAAGTTTCCTTTTGGGATATCGCGAAAATTCCGCTGGTCGAATCATGAATCCCGGATATATTGATTTGAAAGAAAATTACACCATAACCCAAGCATTGGAAAGAATTCGAAAACTCTCGCCTCCCGAAGACATGATTTATACAGCCTATGTGACTGATATCCAAAGGTATCTCATCGGGACAATAACGCTTCGCGATTTAATACTTTCTCCTCCAGAAAAAA
This DNA window, taken from Candidatus Atribacteria bacterium ADurb.Bin276, encodes the following:
- the aroF_1 gene encoding Phospho-2-dehydro-3-deoxyheptonate aldolase → MIYLLKKRLNESEKDGLSKKWKEQGISIYFVDVEKTILIFEGNISPSGLIDPVLIEEIIEINTPYQLANRKFKPEGTTIQVGSVVIGGSNLTIIAGPCAVESKERLFKTAEIVKQMGAHILRGGAYKPRTSPYSFQGLEEEGLKILAQAREEFDLPIITEATSPENADIVAQYADIIQIGTRNMQNFELLKKVGKLGMPVLLKRGMSATIEDWLNAAEYILSFGNFKVILCERGIRTIERLTRNTLDLTAIPLIKDLSHLPVIVDPSHGTGLREKVIPMARAAVACGADGITVEVHHEPDKALSDGPQSLYPDQFRKLMNDLEIISVLTGKEIVKHHVVREQIFIPAQNQTSLSPKVAFLGKIGSFSSQVARKIFPDSSDYINCNSFRQIFEEVVSRNASYGVLPIENTITGSIHGNYELFLDYPDVFIVGERIIRVSQHFAVFPGTTRENIQVLFAHPQGFAQSSRFLESMKNVRIMDVGNTEEAARRISEFGFGGAGITSQEAVEKYHLTVLEEDIEDNIRNFTRFIILSQTFNPSIEDDKVSGVFILKNQPGALFQILKIFADAKINIVKLESRPIPGKPWEYLFYADWEGNIIEDRYKKTVQSLEKHTLFLRILGSYKNIWKK